In Bernardetia sp., the sequence AGCAAAATTTAGAATAGGAATTATTGCTAGTAAATGGCAAAAATCAGCCTATCAATATTCCATTTTTAATGATACTTCTTGTTACCGTGGACTTCTTTATTTGAGATTGTTAGAGCAGTATTTGGAAAGACAGAATATTTATAAATCAGAAGATAAAAAGTTTGAAAAATTTAAGCAATTAGATAATAGCTTAACGTCTAAGGTTCAACTTAACGAATCAGAAAATCAAATTTGCTTTCTTATTGGAGGTGGAGAGGGAGAACATAAACGCTGGGGTGTTCATAATTTTGTAGAGTTAGCAAAATTAACACTCAAAGAAAAACCCTCCACCAACTTTGTTTTCTTGATTGGTTCAGTAGAAGAAGAAGATGTACCCATCATAGAAAAAGAACTCTTGCCACATCAGTACCAAATTTTTAAGAATGCAAGTATTCCAGAGATTGTTTCAGCTATCAAACAATGCAAAGTTACGGTAGCCAATGATTGTGGACCTTCTCATGCTGCTCAAATGTTAGAAGGAAACTACATTAGTCTTTGGGGGTGGGAAAATCAACATCCTTACCAGCGCATTGGAGAATGGTTCTTATCAAGAGAAAATTCCTCAACGATTGTGGCACATTACCAGAAAAGTATCAAAACTATTTCTCCTAAAAGAGTATTTTCTTATCTAAAAAATAACTTATAAACATTCTCAATAAAGATATGGGTTACTTATGCTCCTAATTTTTCTCTTAGAGTTTCTACAAGTCCGTCCCAAAGCTCTTCCAATACTTCTTCATCGTTCATTTCTGAATAATCTGTGATGAGTAGATAAGTAGTATCTGTAAGTTCACTGTAATTCAGTTTTAACTCTAAAAAATTATTGTCTGCTCGCTTTCCTCTTTTTCTTGTTTTGGCTTCTTCTATACTATCTATAAACTTGTAACGAATCAGAGAATTGTTTCTTTGTGATACGATTTTGGCAAAATGTTGCTCATTGTCCCAGTGAATATTTAAAAACTTGTTTTCCAAAACTTCTACTTTATCTGCAAACCATTCTTCCAGTCCTTGTGGAGTAGCAATATAGGGATAAATCATTTTGACAGACGCTCTTATTTCGTATTCAGCATTGTATTCAAATTTACTCATTTGTTGTTGTGTTTTATAGCTTGAAAATTTATGGCTAATAATTGCCTAATATAACAGATTTATTTTATATCAAGCATAAGTGTATGGCTTGAGAGCTTATTTCTATCATCAGAAATAAAAGTTATTTTGGCTTTTTATAAATACGGCTGTTAGTAATTTACCAAAAATTGAATGCTGTCTATTTCTTTATAGTGCCAATTTTGTAAGTCCAATACTATGGAAAAATAAACGTTACTGAAAATAAGATTTAATAAAGTTTATCACGATTATTTACGTAGGTCAGGCTTCCATTCTGAGAACAAAGATTAAAAAGGCTTTATTTTAGTCAAAAACTTAGTTTTTGATTTTACAGACCAACCTAAGAGACTGGTGTACAAAATTAACCGTTATAACGTCTAATGTGTACTCATATTTTGTAAGAATTGATATGATTACTTTAGACAATAAATAGTATATTTGAATGAAAATAGGGCAATTTATTTCATGAAAAAAAGTGTAATCAGTTTTTTAAATTTTCTTTACTTACCTATCATTATAATAATGATGGTTTTGTGTTGTATCCCTATTTCAATATTTGCCCAAGAGAAAAGAGAAGTAACCAAGCAAAATAACAGAGACACACTGATTCTTGAAAAGCACAAAACTACCTACCATTTTGATGCAGCTATATATTATGCTACTACTGATTTAGCAACTACATTTAATGATTTTATTAGCCAAGAAAATAATTTTTCTCCTTTTATAGTAGAAGGAAATAAGGTGTTTTTGCCCTCCGACCAAGCAAGTTGGTTTCAGATTCCTGTCAGAAGTGAATACGATGAAATAAGTGATTGGTTTTTACAGGTAAGTAATGGCTATCAGATGCAACTTTACATACCTCAATTAGATGGTTCATACAGAGAAAAGCGATTTGGAATCTTTTACAAAGATTCTCTCCAAAGTTCTGTTCCCAATTATTATTCTACTACATTTTCCTTGAAAAAAGGAACAAGTATGCTTTATATGCGTGTTGTGCCATCTGAACGTGCAAAAAAACAAGGAGGGTACAAACAAACATTTGTTCTTTTTAGAAAAGATGCTGCACACAATCATTTTGCCATCAACTTGGCAACAAATAGTATTATTTATACTATTATTTTGGCGATGTGTCTTTATAATCTGATTTTGTTTTTTCTGATAAAAGATAAATCTTATCTGTATTATTGTATTTCCATTTTCTGTATGGGAATCTATTTCTATACAGTGCCTACGCTTAAATCAGTTGCTTTTTGGGGTAAGCTGACTCAAGATTCTGAATTTAATGCTGTAGTAAATTATATCTCACTCTTTTTGACAGTCATTTTTTGGATAAAATTTACGCAGAGCTATTTTGGAATGCGAACTAATTTTCCAAAATGGAACAGGTATTTTACAATTACTATTTTTATTAATATCATATTGGCGACTCTTTATATTTTCCTTATTGGAGATATAAGTAATATATTTGTCATAATACTTCATCTTATCACAACTATTTCTCTTATGACGTTTTCTGTAGTGGTATTTTATAGAAAAGAGCTATTAGGGAAACAGTTTTTTATGGCAAATGCAATTTTATTTGTATTTGCTATCATCTACATGGGAGATGTGCTTCATATTATTCCATCTAATTGGTTTACTGATTCTGCCCTAGAGATAGGCATTATGATACAAATTGTATTGTTTTCATTGGCTTTGGCTTCACGTATTAATTTATTAAGACAACAAGTATCCGAACAAACCATAGATAAGGAACGCTTAGAGCGTATAAAAGCCGAAGAAATCAAGTACGTAATAGAAAAGAAAAATCAAGAGCTAGAAGAAAAAGTGAAGCAAAGAACAGCCGAAATTTCAGAGAAAAATACAGAACTAGAACAAGTAGTTGAGGAACTAGACACTACCAATGAAACACTTCGCTATACCATAAACCGAGTGGAGGAGCAAAATACACAAATTACATCTAGCATTGCGTATGCACAACGCATTCAAGAAGCTATTTTGCCACGTCAAGAGGAAATTAAGAAATTCTTTCCCAATAGTTTTATCATTTTTTCTCCATTACATGTTGTCTCTGGAGATTTTTATTGGTTTTTAGAATTGGGAGAGAAAAAGTTTTTAGGAGCTTTTGACTGTACTGGACACGGTGTTCCAGGAGCTTTTATGGCTCTTATTGCCAATGAATTACTCAATGAAATCATACTTTATAAGAAAATAACTTCGCCAGAGAAGATACTTTCCCAACTTCACAAATCTATTCAGTATTCACTCAAACAGAGCGAAACCAAAAGTGAAGATAGTATTGATGGAACACTATTGTGTGTGGAGACAGATAAAGAAAATGGGTGTAGAGTGGAGATAGCCAGTGCAAGAAATTCTGTATATATTTTTGATACAAAAGGAGCTAGAGAGATAAAAGGAGATAGAATGAGTATAGGAGGAGATTTTCAGAAAGAAAATGTTTCTTTTTCATTGTATTCTATACAAATTGAAGAACAAACTGATTTGTATATGCTCTCTGATGGACTTCAAGACCAGTTTGGAGAAAAAACTAATAAAAAATTTATGAAAAAACGAGTGCGAGAATTGCTTAACGAAGTTACCACGTACGATAGCTCCTTACAAAAACGTACCATAGAATCTACTCTTGAAAACTGGAAGGGCATTAAGGAACAGACCGATGATATTCTTGTGATGGGACTGCGTTTGAAAGGTAATAATGATTAGTCTTGCTCACTTTCTGCTTCTCTTTCCCTCTCAAAAATTTGTGTAAGCTCTATAAAGTCTTGCACAGAAAGCTGTTCAGCTCGTTGGCTCAACATCTGATTGAGTTCTTCTTTTTCTTTAAATGCAGCAGGGATGCCCAGTGGTTTTAAGGCACTTCGAAGCATTTTTCTACGCTGATTGAAACCAAACTTGACAAGTTGAAAAAAGAGTTTCTCATTACAGTCTAACTGTTCTATGTCGTTTCTCTTTAAGCGAATAACTGCCGATTTTACTTTAGGAGGAGGGTTAAACACCTTTTCATTTACTGTAAAACAGTAATCAATATTATAAAAAGCCTGTAATAACACACTCAAAATACCATACGTTTTGTTGCCATGAGGTGAAGCTATTCTTTCAGCAACTTCTTTCTGAATCATTCCGACTACCTCAGGAATCTGATTTCTATAATCTAAGACTTTAAAGAAAATCTGTGAAGAAATATTGTAGGGGAAGTTCCCTATGATGCCAAATTTTTCATCAAAGACAGTACTCAAATCTATCTTCAAAAAATCTTCATTCAATAGATTATCATCTGTAAAACCTAAATTTTCTTTCAAATAAGCTACTGACTCGTCGTCGATTTCTACTACAGTAAGGTCGTATTTTTTATCATTGAGAATAAATTTTGTCAATACGCCTGTTCCAGCCCCAATTTCTAATAGGTTCTTATAGCTACTATCTTCAAGTTGGTTTACAATTTTGCGAGCAATATTTTCATCTTTTAAAAAATGTTGTCCTAAATGTTTTTTTGGTTTGACAGGAGAGTTTTTAGACATATTGAAAGGCGTTTTTGAAGGGTTTGTAAGACACTACAAAGATAACAAACTATTCTTATTTGGAAGATGAAGCTACTTTTAAAAAACAAGTAATCGTTTTCTTTTCAAAGAAAGATTTTAGACCTTTGCAAAACTATAATTTCACTTCTTTTTCTTATTTTCTTAGGTCTTATGGAAAAATCAATGACCACTTCATCGGCGTCTGCTCTTGATTATTTGAAACTTCATTTTATCGTCTTGATTTGGGGTTTTACGGCTATTTTAGGAAAATGGCTTACTATTCCAGCCGTGGAAACAGTTTTGTATCGTACACTCATTGCAGCTATCGTTTTGGCGTTCGTTGTAAAACGAAAAGATTGGAAAATACCAAAAAAAATGATGACTCAGATATTTTTTACTGGGATGATTGTCGGAGCGCACTGGATTACTTTCTTTGCAGCAGCTAAAGTTGCCAATGTTTCTATTTGCTTGGTTGGACTTTCAACAGCATCACTTTGGACAGCTTTTATCGAACCTATTTTCAATAAACGCAAAATAAAGATTTATGAAGTAGGTTTAGGGTTGATTATTATTTTAGGCTTATATGTCATTTTGAAAGCTGACCTAGAAAATGATATGATAATAGGACTTATTTTAGGAATTGTTTCAGCGATTTTGGCAGCACTTTTTTCAACCATAAATGGAAAATTTACACACTTGGCAGAGCCAAATACCATCACAGTATTGGAAATGAGTGGAGCTGCTATCGGAATTATGTTATTTCTCCCTTTTTATTCGGCTTATTTTACTGGAGAAACAGGAATAGATATGGTTTTAAAAAATAATGAAACTTATTTTCCTAACGGACACTGGTTTGCAGAAATTATAAACACCATTCCATACTTGACTACAGATATGATTATGATTTTTCTTTTGGCTATTGTCTGTACTGTTTATACGTATTCTGTCAGTATTGAGCTTTTGAGAAGAATATCAGTTTTTGTAACTAATTTGACTATTAATTTAGAGCCTATTTATGGAATCGTTTTGGCTGCTATCTTTTTCAATGAACACGAAAAAATGGATTCTAATTTTTATGTAGGAGCATCTATTGTATTGTTTTCAGTTCTGTCTTATCCAGTTTTTAATTTCTTTTATAAGAAACAAAAAAAGAAAAAAGCTCTACAATCTAATTCCTAGAAGTGTAATATCGTCTCGCTGTGGTGCTGTGCGTTGATGTTGTTCTAAAAGAATTTCTAATTCTTCTTTTTGTCTAATAGCTGAGAGATGTTTGATTTTTTCTAATTGTTCTAAAATCCTTTTTGAGCCTATTTTATGACCTTCTATATCAGCTTGGTCTGCAAAGCCATCGCTCATCATATAAATCATTGTATTGTTTTGTAAGATGATAGTTTTTTCTTCGAAGCTCTCATCTCGCTTTCTACCTCTTCTTCCACCAATAGACATTCTGTTGCCTCTCAGCTTGGTAATTTTTTCATTGTTTTCTGAATAATACAATGATTGTTTTGCTCCAGCAAAGGTAATTTTATTTCCTTCTTCTATCCTTTCCAAGCAGAAAATAGAAATATCCATACCATCATCGTTTTTAGCTTTTTCTTGTTGGAGAGCTGCCCGTACATCTTGATGAAGTTTTTCTAATATTTGTGCAGGAGAGAAAATTCTTTCAATCGTAACAATTTCATTCAAAAGGGCATTTCCAATCATAGACATAAAACCACCTGGAACGCCGTGTCCAGTACAATCTACAATTGCTACAAAGGTTTTTCCTTTATAATTTACAACCCAGTAAAAATCTCCACTTACGATATCTTTTGGTTTAAAGACTACAAAATATTCACTAAACAGGCTATTCATTTCCTCTGGTGTAGGCAAAACGGCTTGTTGGATAGTGAGGGCATAGCGAATAGAGTCTGTAATATTTCTATTTTTTTCTTGAATAATTTCATACGATTTTGCATTACTTTGAGCAATAGAAATATAAGCTGCTAGAGCTTCTAAGATAACAATATCCTCTTTTGCATACGCATTTTTTCTAAAAGACTGTACAGTCAAAACTCCTACTGTTTTTTCGTTGATAACCAAAGGAACATAAATAAGAGATTGTGGTAGTTTACCAATGTCTAAGTATTTGAGTTGCTCATTTTGAGCAAAATATTCTTCTATATCATTTATAAAAATAGTTTTATTTTTAGAAAGGCACTGCACTGAAAGACGATTGACTT encodes:
- a CDS encoding DMT family transporter; translation: MTTSSASALDYLKLHFIVLIWGFTAILGKWLTIPAVETVLYRTLIAAIVLAFVVKRKDWKIPKKMMTQIFFTGMIVGAHWITFFAAAKVANVSICLVGLSTASLWTAFIEPIFNKRKIKIYEVGLGLIIILGLYVILKADLENDMIIGLILGIVSAILAALFSTINGKFTHLAEPNTITVLEMSGAAIGIMLFLPFYSAYFTGETGIDMVLKNNETYFPNGHWFAEIINTIPYLTTDMIMIFLLAIVCTVYTYSVSIELLRRISVFVTNLTINLEPIYGIVLAAIFFNEHEKMDSNFYVGASIVLFSVLSYPVFNFFYKKQKKKKALQSNS
- a CDS encoding 7TM diverse intracellular signaling domain-containing protein, translating into MKKSVISFLNFLYLPIIIIMMVLCCIPISIFAQEKREVTKQNNRDTLILEKHKTTYHFDAAIYYATTDLATTFNDFISQENNFSPFIVEGNKVFLPSDQASWFQIPVRSEYDEISDWFLQVSNGYQMQLYIPQLDGSYREKRFGIFYKDSLQSSVPNYYSTTFSLKKGTSMLYMRVVPSERAKKQGGYKQTFVLFRKDAAHNHFAINLATNSIIYTIILAMCLYNLILFFLIKDKSYLYYCISIFCMGIYFYTVPTLKSVAFWGKLTQDSEFNAVVNYISLFLTVIFWIKFTQSYFGMRTNFPKWNRYFTITIFINIILATLYIFLIGDISNIFVIILHLITTISLMTFSVVVFYRKELLGKQFFMANAILFVFAIIYMGDVLHIIPSNWFTDSALEIGIMIQIVLFSLALASRINLLRQQVSEQTIDKERLERIKAEEIKYVIEKKNQELEEKVKQRTAEISEKNTELEQVVEELDTTNETLRYTINRVEEQNTQITSSIAYAQRIQEAILPRQEEIKKFFPNSFIIFSPLHVVSGDFYWFLELGEKKFLGAFDCTGHGVPGAFMALIANELLNEIILYKKITSPEKILSQLHKSIQYSLKQSETKSEDSIDGTLLCVETDKENGCRVEIASARNSVYIFDTKGAREIKGDRMSIGGDFQKENVSFSLYSIQIEEQTDLYMLSDGLQDQFGEKTNKKFMKKRVRELLNEVTTYDSSLQKRTIESTLENWKGIKEQTDDILVMGLRLKGNND
- the rsmA gene encoding 16S rRNA (adenine(1518)-N(6)/adenine(1519)-N(6))-dimethyltransferase RsmA, translated to MSKNSPVKPKKHLGQHFLKDENIARKIVNQLEDSSYKNLLEIGAGTGVLTKFILNDKKYDLTVVEIDDESVAYLKENLGFTDDNLLNEDFLKIDLSTVFDEKFGIIGNFPYNISSQIFFKVLDYRNQIPEVVGMIQKEVAERIASPHGNKTYGILSVLLQAFYNIDYCFTVNEKVFNPPPKVKSAVIRLKRNDIEQLDCNEKLFFQLVKFGFNQRRKMLRSALKPLGIPAAFKEKEELNQMLSQRAEQLSVQDFIELTQIFEREREAESEQD
- a CDS encoding START-like domain-containing protein → MSKFEYNAEYEIRASVKMIYPYIATPQGLEEWFADKVEVLENKFLNIHWDNEQHFAKIVSQRNNSLIRYKFIDSIEEAKTRKRGKRADNNFLELKLNYSELTDTTYLLITDYSEMNDEEVLEELWDGLVETLREKLGA
- a CDS encoding glycosyltransferase family 9 protein, which produces MKKNNSLEIKKIAVFMPKKPFFGAMLVQFPFFLLLREIYPSAKVKIWSPVTSNHLFLKNNLADEMELYDKSRSYIKTVKSLRSFSPDLLINLRHQSEITHLLASLSGAKFRIGIIASKWQKSAYQYSIFNDTSCYRGLLYLRLLEQYLERQNIYKSEDKKFEKFKQLDNSLTSKVQLNESENQICFLIGGGEGEHKRWGVHNFVELAKLTLKEKPSTNFVFLIGSVEEEDVPIIEKELLPHQYQIFKNASIPEIVSAIKQCKVTVANDCGPSHAAQMLEGNYISLWGWENQHPYQRIGEWFLSRENSSTIVAHYQKSIKTISPKRVFSYLKNNL